A stretch of Triticum aestivum cultivar Chinese Spring chromosome 1D, IWGSC CS RefSeq v2.1, whole genome shotgun sequence DNA encodes these proteins:
- the LOC123165528 gene encoding 1,4-dihydroxy-2-naphthoyl-CoA thioesterase 1, with translation MAGSGESARTSAPSPPGPPPGFGEGAPPDNALHALGFEYTRITGTEVLGRLAVTETCCQPFKILNGGVSALMAESTASIGGYMASGYRRVAGVQLSINHLKPARLGDRIEAKANPIQVGRNVQVWEVQIWLLDPSTSEHKDLVSSARVTLLTNLSTPEEMKSYEKGIKKYAKL, from the exons ATGGCAGGCTCCGGCGAAAGCGCGAGAACTTCGGCGCCGTCGCCTCCCGGGCCGCCCCCCGGGTTCGGCGAGGGCGCCCCGCCGGACAACGCTCTGCACGCCCTGGGCTTCGAGTACACCCGCATCACCGGGACCGAGGTCCTCGGCCGCCTCGCCGTCACCGAGACCTGCTGCCAG CCCTTCAAGATCCTCAACGGCGGCGTCTCGGCGCTGATGGCGGAGTCAACGGCGAGCATCGGCGGGTACATGGCGTCCGGGTACCGGAGGGTGGCCGGCGTGCAGCTCTCCATCAACCACCTCAAGCCGGCGCGCCTCGGCGACCGCATCGAGGCCAAGGCGAACCCCATCCAGGTTGGCCGCAACGTCCAG GTTTGGGAGGTCCAGATATGGCTGTTGGATCCTTCCACATCGGAGCACAAAGATTTGGTATCATCAGCAAGGGTTACCCTGCTAACCAACTTGTCAACGCCAGAGGAAATGAAGAGCTATGAGAAGGGCATCAAGAAATATGCAAAGCTTTAG